The Streptomyces sp. NBC_00483 genome contains the following window.
ACGGGCGGCCGCGGCGCCGATCGGGGCGGCGCCGGGGCGGGTGGGCAGGCCGATGTTGGTACGGGTGCCGGTGACGACATAGCCCTTGACGCCGCCCGCGAGGGCGTTGCGCACGGCACCGATGTCGTCGGCGGCGGAGAGGGCGAGCCCATTGGGCCAGCCCGCGGCTCGGGTTTCGGAGAGGAGCGTCAGGCCGGATCCATCGGGGAGGTGGACGTCGGCGACGCAGATGTCGCGGGGGTTGCCGATGCGGGGACGAGCCTCAGCGACGGACGAGGCCTCGATCACGTCACGAACACCGAGCGCCCACAGATGGCGGGTCACGGTGGAACGGACGCGGGGGTCGGCCACGACCACCATCGCCGTCGGCTTGTTCGGGCGGTAGGCGACCAGGCTTGAGGGCTGCTCGAGGAGAACGGACACCAGGCCTCCTGGGGTGCGGGACGGAGCCGGCTCGGGGATGAAGCCGGGATGAACCGTGCTTTCAAGGTCACTGGGTCCTTCGGCACCAAACCCGGCCGCCTTTAGAGAATGATCACGATTTGGTGAGTAACAATGCGAGCAATTCGGACACGCTAGCGACCATTCGAAAGGGTGCCGAATAGTCAGGAGTCGCATCCAATCGAACCAAATCCGACTGACCGGGGCCATTTCGAAAGGATCCGAAACATGGGAAGGCCGTGTCGGAGGTGCTCCGACACGGCCGAAAATGATCCCTGGGAAACGGCGCTCAGGAAGGCCGCGGCCCCCGCCGCTGCGGCAGCGTCACCACCGCGCCGTCCGGCCCCTGCGGCCCCGCCGCCACCGGCGGAAGGCCCGCGATCTGGCACAGCACCTCGCACCACGCCGCGAGATGCGCCGCCGTGTCCGGTACGCCGCCCAGACCCTCGCGCGGTGTCCACGACGCCCGGATCTCGATCTGCGAGGCGGGCGCCCGGTCGCCGAGCCCGCCGAAGTAGTGCGAACTCGCACGAGTGACTGTGCCCGATGGCTCCCCGTAGGAGAGGCCGCGGGCCTGCAGCGCGCCCGTCAGCCAGGACCAGGAGACGTCCGGGAGCAGGGGGTCGGCCGCCATCTCGGGTTCGAGTTCGGCCCGGACCAGGGTCACGAGCCGGAACGTGCCGTGCCAGGCGTCGTGGCCCTCCGGATCGTGCAGCAGGACGAGCCGGCCGTCGGCCAGATCCTCGTCACCGTCCACGACCGCGGCCTCGAGCGCGTACGAAAAGGGGGCCAGGCGCTGCGGCGGCCGCGTCGGGTCGATCTCGATCTCCGGGCGGAGCCGCGCGGACCGCAGGGCGTCGACCGCCGTGCGGAAGGCGGGCGGGGTGGGGTCGTGCTCCTGTGCAGCGTTCATGTCCCGAGCGTTCTGCCCCTCCCGCACCGATTCACTCATCCCGCCTGTGTCGTCGTGGTCGTCGCGCCCGTCGCCCGACCGTTGTCCCTGAGCCGCAGCCATGCCGGGAAGGTTAAGGGGAGCGGGCCCCGCGCGTGGGGAGGGACACCCCTCTCGGAGCCCCCTTCCCCAGGTCCTTCACAGGCGACGTCGGGGGCGTGCGAAACTTTCGGGTGTGAGTGCCAACACCGAGGCCACGGGCCAGCAGCCGTCAGCGACGTACGAAGCCACGAAGGC
Protein-coding sequences here:
- a CDS encoding response regulator transcription factor; this encodes MSVLLEQPSSLVAYRPNKPTAMVVVADPRVRSTVTRHLWALGVRDVIEASSVAEARPRIGNPRDICVADVHLPDGSGLTLLSETRAAGWPNGLALSAADDIGAVRNALAGGVKGYVVTGTRTNIGLPTRPGAAPIGAAAARMHRRPPGAPSHPGGYRELSGREVEVLRLVAEGQSNKAIGVSMGLSALTVKSHLARIARKLGTGDRAGMVAVALRTGIIH
- a CDS encoding DUF3000 domain-containing protein, giving the protein MNAAQEHDPTPPAFRTAVDALRSARLRPEIEIDPTRPPQRLAPFSYALEAAVVDGDEDLADGRLVLLHDPEGHDAWHGTFRLVTLVRAELEPEMAADPLLPDVSWSWLTGALQARGLSYGEPSGTVTRASSHYFGGLGDRAPASQIEIRASWTPREGLGGVPDTAAHLAAWCEVLCQIAGLPPVAAGPQGPDGAVVTLPQRRGPRPS